The following coding sequences are from one Musa acuminata AAA Group cultivar baxijiao chromosome BXJ1-6, Cavendish_Baxijiao_AAA, whole genome shotgun sequence window:
- the LOC135677018 gene encoding NAD(P)H-quinone oxidoreductase subunit T, chloroplastic-like, producing the protein MASTASPSFSPLFCGRKQATPALRQMHVVAAAPDSSGEPTRKRRVDTRIHWSSPDEGWVGGKTKPDNGASEKKEYLGERFADLINKSTASHYQFLGVSAEADMEEIKAAYRRLSKEYHPDTTSLPLKAASEKFIQLREAYNVVSNEDSRRFYDWTLAQEAESRRLRQMRMKLEDPYEQDLRNWQSVPDTVDRLGGKNMKLSDQAMTALTIDIGIIIFTICCIIYVVLFKESY; encoded by the exons ATGGCCTCCACGGCCTCGCCTTCCTTCTCTCCGCTTTTCTGTGGGAGGAAGCAGGCAACACCCGCACTGCGGCAGATGCACGTCGTCGCAGCAGCACCGGATTCCTCCGGCGAACCAACTCGAAAGCGCCGCGTCGACACCAGGATTCACTGGTCCAGCCCGGACGAAGGTTGGGTCGGGGGAAAGACCAAGCCCGACAACGGCGCTAGCGAGAAGAAAGAGTATCTGGGAGAAAGATTCGCGGATCTCATCAACAAATCGACTGCTTCCCACTACCA ATTTCTTGGAGTATCAGCAGAAGCGGACATGGAGGAGATCAAGGCGGCGTACCGAAGGCTGTCGAAGGAGTACCATCCCGACACGACGTCGCTCCCTCTCAAGGCTGCCTCGGAGAAGTTCATTCAGCTGCGGGAGGCCTACAACGTGGTGAGCAACGAGGACAGCCGGCGCTTCTACGATTGGACGCTGGCGCAAGAGGCGGAGAGCCGCCGCCTGCGACAGATGCGGATGAAGCTGGAGGATCCGTACGAGCAGGACTTGCGCAACTGGCAGTCCGTGCCGGACACGGTCGACCGCCTCGGTGGGAAGAACATGAAGCTGAGCGATCAAGCGATGACGGCCCTCACCATCGACATCGGCATCATCATCTTCACCATCTGCTGCATCATCTACGTCGTCCTGTTCAAGGAATCATACTAA
- the LOC135677016 gene encoding methylthioribose-1-phosphate isomerase-like, whose amino-acid sequence MSAEANGSSAAATTAGGSLQSIWYERGSLRLLDQRKLPLETVYLDVKDSTDGWTAIRDMVVRGAPAIAIAAALSLAVEVWNRDFNGTSEDASSLLIKKLEHLVSSRPTAVNLSDAVEKLRSLVLKTVETATEAKTVFQAYIDAAETMLIDDVASNKAIGFHGAKHLRSNLEDLEKISVLTHCNTGSLATAGYGTALGVIRALQSEGFLEEAFCTETRPFNQGSRLTAFELVHDRIPATLIADSAVAALMKAGRVNAVIVGADRIAANGDTANKIGTYNVALSAFHHGIQFYVAAPITSIDLSISSGEQIVIEERSAKELLHSDGGRGKQVAASGISVWNPAFDVTPARLITAIITEKGVIIKKASDEAFDIKGFIENAK is encoded by the exons ATGTCGGCGGAAGCGAACGGTTCCTCCGCGGCCGCTACTACCGCCGGTGGCTCGCTCCAGTCCATCTGGTACGAGCGCGGATCGCTTCGTCTCCTTGATCAG AGAAAGCTTCCCCTCGAAACCGTCTATTTGGATGTTAAGGATTCAACGGACGGATG GACTGCAATAAGGGACATGGTGGTCCGTGGTGCACCTGCAATTGCAATAGCAGCAGCCCTCTCACTAGCTGTAGAAGTTTGGAACCGTGACTTTAATGGAACATCAGAAGATGCTTCTTCTTTACTCATCAAGAAATTGGAACACCTTGTTTCTAG CCGGCCAACTGCTGTGAATCTTTCGGATGCTGTTGAAAAGCTTCGGAGCCTTGTGTTAAAGACGGTAGAGACAGCCACTGAGGCGAAAACTGTTTTTCAG GCTTATATTGATGCTGCTGAAACTATGCTTATTGATGATGTTGCTTCTAACAAGGCAATTGGATTTCATGGAGCCAAACATCTTCGATCCAACCTAGAAGACTTGGAAAAGATTTCTGTTTTAACACATTGTAACACTGGCAG TCTTGCTACTGCTGGATATGGAACTGCACTTGGTGTTATTCGTGCCCTTCAGAGTGAAGGATTCTTAGAAGAAGCTTTCTGCACCGAAACACGACCGTTTAACCAG GGTTCCAGGCTCACAGCCTTTGAACTTGTTCACGACCGAATACCTGCAACTTTGATAGCTGACTCTGCTGTGGCAGCTTTGATGAAAGCTGGGCGTGTCAATGCAGTCATCGTTGGTGCTGACCGTATTGCTGCAAATG GTGATactgccaacaaaattggaacctACAATGTTGCGCTCTCAGCATTTCACCATGGGATACAATTCTATGTTGCAGCACCGATAACTTCTATAGATCTCTCAATTTCTTCAGGAGAACAAATTGTTAtagaggaaagatcagcaaaggagtTGTTGCATTCTGATGGAGGACGTGGAAAGCAAGTTGCTGCTTCTGGGATTTCAGTTTGGAACCCGGCCTTCGATGTTACCCCAGCAAGACTTATAACAGCCATAATAACTGAAAAG ggtgtcatcataaaaaaggctaGCGATGAGGCTTTCGATATAAAAGGTTTCATAGAGAATGCCAAGTAA
- the LOC135677017 gene encoding protein ACTIVITY OF BC1 COMPLEX KINASE 1, chloroplastic-like isoform X1 yields the protein MELYYSTKLSISSDASCHFLPGWGSHVSNSSSLNLSRRRGRGRRNRRTSSLRFSIAAAAATETATRKLVPISRRNEPAERVTSAMEQLDIERGVCIPFRKYTPETVRNKVLESRGSILSLIGRGVEIVWNLGLYWSALTYDCLVGRDEEVVPYRARQLRKLLCDLGPSFIKAGQVLANRPDIIREDYMNELCILQDDVPPFPSQVAFAIIEEDLGQPLEQVFSRISSQTIAAASLGQVYRATLRETGEDVAIKVQRPEIEPIIYRDLFLFRNLASFLNGISLQKLGCNAELIVDEFGEKLLEELDYTLEARNIEDFLENFKDDPTVKIPRVYKQFSGPRVLVMEWIDGIRCTNPQAIKAAGIDVNGFLTIGVSAALRQLLEFGLFHGDPHPGNIFAMRDGRIAYVDFGNVAELSQQNKQILIDAVVHAVNEDYAEMANDFTRLGFLANGTDVSPIIPALEAIWQNSVGKGLSDFNFRSVTGKFNQLVYNYPIRIPERFSLVIRSLLTQEGICFTLKPDFKFLEVAYPYVAKRLLTDPNPALRERLIQVLFKDGVFQWKRLENLIILAKENVAKMNSNPALQQKSSTRSSRSLQVEKKLDLTETIKDGARMFLIDAGIRRQLIMALTEDSKLHIQELVDVYRLVEDQIDIPSVALEVLQDLPNVTRDFMLAWSDSVLSDRW from the exons ATGGAATTGTACTACTCCACGAAGCTATCGATTTCTTCGGATGCGTCTTGCCACTTCTTGCCGGGATGGGGCAGCCATGTCTCCAACTCCAGCAGCCTTAATTTgtcgaggaggagggggaggggtaGGAGGAATCGGAGGACCTCGTCGCTTCGCTTTTCGATTGCTGCTGCTGCGGCGACCGAGACTGCAACCAGGAAGCTGGTGCCGATATCGAGGCGGAACGAGCCGGCGGAGAGGGTGACCAGCGCCATGGAGCAGCTCGACATCGAGCGCGGCGTCTGCATCCCCTTCCGCAAGTACACTCCCGAGACG GTCAGGAACAAGGTTCTGGAATCGAGGGGGTCGATACTGTCGCTAATCGGCCGTGGCGTGGAGATCGTCTGGAACTTGGGCCTCTACTGGTCGGCACTCACCTACGACTGCTTAGTTGGAAGGGATGAGGAAGTAGTCCCTTACCGCGCTCGCCAGCTTCGCAAGCTTCTCTGCGATCTTGGCCCATCTTTTATCAAAGCCGGTCAG GTGCTAGCAAATAGACCGGATATAATTCGAGAAGATTACATGAACGAGCTCTGCATTCTCCAAGATGATGTCCCTCCTTTCCCGAGTCAG GTGGCATTTGCTATCATTGAAGAGGATCTTGGGCAACCACTCGAACAGGTGTTCAGTAGAATTTCGTCGCAGACTATAGCGGCTGCCAGCTTAGGTCAAGTTTACCGTGCCACTCTACGAGAAACAGGGGAGGATGTTGCTATAAAG GTGCAAAGACCAGAGATAGAGCCTATAATTTACCGAGATCTTTTTCTCTTCCGCAatctggcttcatttttgaatggTATCAGTCTGCAGAAACTAGGTTGCAATGCAGAGCTTATTGTTGATGAATTTGGTGAAAAGCTATTGGAAGAACTTGACTACACTCTT GAAGCTCGGAACATTGAGGACTTTTTGGAGAACTTTAAAGATGATCCAACTGTTAAGATCCCACGCGTTTATAAACAATTCTCTGGTCCACGTGTCTTAGTAATGGAGTGGATTGATGGCATTCGATGCACTAACCCACAG GCCATTAAAGCAGCAGGCATCGATGTAAATGGTTTTTTGACAATTGGGGTTAGTGCTGCATTGAGGCAGTTGCTAGAATTTGGGCTGTTCCATGGAGATCCACATCCTGGAAATATCTTTGCCATGCGTGATGGCCGTATTGCTTATGTTGATTTTGGAAATGTGGCCGAGCTTAGTCAG caaaaTAAGCAAATTTTGATTGATGCCGTTGTCCATGCTGTCAATGAGGATTATGCTGAGATGGCAAATGACTTCACTAGGCTTGGCTTCCTTGCTAATGGAACAGATGTCTCTCCTATTATTCCAGCGTTAGAGGCTATATGGCAGAACTCAGTTGGGAAAGGATTGTCTGACTTCAATTTTCGAAGTGTCACTG GGAAGTTCAATCAACTTGTCTATAATTACCCAATTCGCATTCCGGAGAGATTTTCTCTTGTTATTCGTTCTTTGCTGACTCAAGAAGGAATCTGCTTCACGCTTAAGCCAGATTTTAAATTTCTTGAG GTTGCATATCCATATGTAGCAAAGCGCCTTTTAACAGATCCAAATCCTGCGCTTCGTGAACGTCTCATACAG GTTCTGTTTAAAGATGGAGTGTTTCAGTGGAAACGACTTGAAAACCTTATAATTCTTGCCAAGGAAAATGTGGCTAAGATGAACAGCAACCCTGCATTACAACAAAAGAGCAGCAC CCGAAGTTCAAGGAGCTTGCAAgttgagaagaaactggacctcaCAGAAACCATAAAAGATGGAGCACGTATGTTTCTAATTGATGCTGGGATTCGACGTCAACTCATCATGGCTCTAACAGAAGACTCCAAGCTTCACATTCAAGAG CTTGTAGATGTATACAGGTTGGTCGAGGATCAAATAGATATACCTTCTGTTGCTTTGGAGGTTCTGCAAG ACTTGCCTAACGTCACACGTGATTTTATGCTTGCATGGAGTGATTCTGTCCTGTCAGACCGGTGGTAA
- the LOC135677017 gene encoding protein ACTIVITY OF BC1 COMPLEX KINASE 1, chloroplastic-like isoform X2, which yields MNELCILQDDVPPFPSQVAFAIIEEDLGQPLEQVFSRISSQTIAAASLGQVYRATLRETGEDVAIKVQRPEIEPIIYRDLFLFRNLASFLNGISLQKLGCNAELIVDEFGEKLLEELDYTLEARNIEDFLENFKDDPTVKIPRVYKQFSGPRVLVMEWIDGIRCTNPQAIKAAGIDVNGFLTIGVSAALRQLLEFGLFHGDPHPGNIFAMRDGRIAYVDFGNVAELSQQNKQILIDAVVHAVNEDYAEMANDFTRLGFLANGTDVSPIIPALEAIWQNSVGKGLSDFNFRSVTGKFNQLVYNYPIRIPERFSLVIRSLLTQEGICFTLKPDFKFLEVAYPYVAKRLLTDPNPALRERLIQVLFKDGVFQWKRLENLIILAKENVAKMNSNPALQQKSSTRSSRSLQVEKKLDLTETIKDGARMFLIDAGIRRQLIMALTEDSKLHIQELVDVYRLVEDQIDIPSVALEVLQDLPNVTRDFMLAWSDSVLSDRW from the exons ATGAACGAGCTCTGCATTCTCCAAGATGATGTCCCTCCTTTCCCGAGTCAG GTGGCATTTGCTATCATTGAAGAGGATCTTGGGCAACCACTCGAACAGGTGTTCAGTAGAATTTCGTCGCAGACTATAGCGGCTGCCAGCTTAGGTCAAGTTTACCGTGCCACTCTACGAGAAACAGGGGAGGATGTTGCTATAAAG GTGCAAAGACCAGAGATAGAGCCTATAATTTACCGAGATCTTTTTCTCTTCCGCAatctggcttcatttttgaatggTATCAGTCTGCAGAAACTAGGTTGCAATGCAGAGCTTATTGTTGATGAATTTGGTGAAAAGCTATTGGAAGAACTTGACTACACTCTT GAAGCTCGGAACATTGAGGACTTTTTGGAGAACTTTAAAGATGATCCAACTGTTAAGATCCCACGCGTTTATAAACAATTCTCTGGTCCACGTGTCTTAGTAATGGAGTGGATTGATGGCATTCGATGCACTAACCCACAG GCCATTAAAGCAGCAGGCATCGATGTAAATGGTTTTTTGACAATTGGGGTTAGTGCTGCATTGAGGCAGTTGCTAGAATTTGGGCTGTTCCATGGAGATCCACATCCTGGAAATATCTTTGCCATGCGTGATGGCCGTATTGCTTATGTTGATTTTGGAAATGTGGCCGAGCTTAGTCAG caaaaTAAGCAAATTTTGATTGATGCCGTTGTCCATGCTGTCAATGAGGATTATGCTGAGATGGCAAATGACTTCACTAGGCTTGGCTTCCTTGCTAATGGAACAGATGTCTCTCCTATTATTCCAGCGTTAGAGGCTATATGGCAGAACTCAGTTGGGAAAGGATTGTCTGACTTCAATTTTCGAAGTGTCACTG GGAAGTTCAATCAACTTGTCTATAATTACCCAATTCGCATTCCGGAGAGATTTTCTCTTGTTATTCGTTCTTTGCTGACTCAAGAAGGAATCTGCTTCACGCTTAAGCCAGATTTTAAATTTCTTGAG GTTGCATATCCATATGTAGCAAAGCGCCTTTTAACAGATCCAAATCCTGCGCTTCGTGAACGTCTCATACAG GTTCTGTTTAAAGATGGAGTGTTTCAGTGGAAACGACTTGAAAACCTTATAATTCTTGCCAAGGAAAATGTGGCTAAGATGAACAGCAACCCTGCATTACAACAAAAGAGCAGCAC CCGAAGTTCAAGGAGCTTGCAAgttgagaagaaactggacctcaCAGAAACCATAAAAGATGGAGCACGTATGTTTCTAATTGATGCTGGGATTCGACGTCAACTCATCATGGCTCTAACAGAAGACTCCAAGCTTCACATTCAAGAG CTTGTAGATGTATACAGGTTGGTCGAGGATCAAATAGATATACCTTCTGTTGCTTTGGAGGTTCTGCAAG ACTTGCCTAACGTCACACGTGATTTTATGCTTGCATGGAGTGATTCTGTCCTGTCAGACCGGTGGTAA